The following are from one region of the Mustela lutreola isolate mMusLut2 chromosome 9, mMusLut2.pri, whole genome shotgun sequence genome:
- the ANKRD53 gene encoding ankyrin repeat domain-containing protein 53 isoform X2, with amino-acid sequence MLPGEKVYRVSWSGPESQSPSPLPTHTNPDEGNQSAAGNYYELFAAALGNLEWLRFCLSRGRDKIPADDKGFTAIHFAAQSGKLKCLQALVEEYKFPVDLPTKNGQTPLHLVIKGDNKSMTLSCIHYLLEQGAALNTQTCSGCTPLHLAACKGLLSCVKVLVQNGANVHARDALGCKPIDYCKIWNHRDCARYLKDAMWKRDKKDFAREMEKLKRLKDQLAFMEQDYLIEYQKEHQILREADWKKWLYPKQLLRGQSQTRNTKQAPYAPQPAITVSRTPKRQGHQKSFYPSPEARLWQTSVPKLQPSGIPTPTYMQPMVRRPKSWNVSNNPARSPTTQIGFPQGIRLGVHPDPSPEHDFSSFLEVRSDRYGGVQLRTVAGSRVAPVPQLPFEVVVQELHPSVRPHRLKVPQGFCPVSMSTVPQKRHFSDNFWTDTLAMNLRETFDEAFLATVQAHQGLPTLPSLKSLP; translated from the exons ATGCTGCCGGGGGAGAAAGTCTACAGGGTCAGCTGGAGTGGCCCGGAGTCCCAGTCGCCCAG CCCTCTCCCAACCCACACTAACCCTGACGAGGGGAACCAGAGTGCAGCTGGGAACTACTACGAGCTGTTCGCGGCCGCACTGGGCAACTTGGAATGGTTGCGCTTCTGTCTGAGTCGGGGCCGTGACAAAATTCCAGCAGATGACAAG GGCTTCACCGCCATCCACTTTGCAGCCCAGAGTGGCAAGCTCAAGTGCCTGCAGGCCTTAGTAGAGGAGTACAAGTTTCCCGTGGACCTGCCCACCAAGAATGGCCAGACACCGCTGCACCTGGTCATCAAGGGGGACAACAAGAGCATGACCCTTTCCTGCATTCACTATCTACTTGAGCAAGGGGCGGCCCTCAACAC GCAGACATGCAGTGGCTGCACACCCCTCCACCTGGCAGCCTGCAAGGGCCTGCTAAGCTGTGTGAAGGTGCTGGTGCAGAATGGTGCCAATGTCCATGCCCGGGACGCCCTGGGCTGCAAGCCCATCGACTACTGCAAAATATGGAACCACCGCGACTGTGCCCG GTATTTGAAGGATGCCATGTGGAAACGGGACAAGAAGGACTTTGCTCGtgagatggagaaactgaagagGCTCAAAGACCAGCTGGCCTTCATGGAACAGGACTACCTGATTGAGTATCAG AAAGAGCACCAAATTCTGAGAGAAGCCGATTGGAAGAAGTGGCTCTATCCCAAGCAGCTGCTCCGAGGCCAGTCCCAGACTCGCAATACCAAGCAAGCACCTTATGCTCCCCAGCCAGCGATCACTGTCTCCAGGACTCCCAAGCGCCAGGGGCACCAGAAGAGCTTCTACCCCTCCCCGGAGGCACGCCTGTGGCAGACCTCAGTGCCCAAGCTGCAACCTTCGGGGATACCCACCCCCACCTACATGCAGCCCATGGTCAGGCGGCCCAAGTCATGGAATGTTAGCAACAACCCTGCCAGATCGCCCACCACCCAGATTGGCTTCCCACAGGGCATCCGCCTGGGTGTACATCCAGACCCCAGCCCGGAGCATGACTTCAGCAGCTTCCTCGAGGTGAGGTCTGACCGGTACGGTGGTGTACAGCTGCGCACGGTGGCTGGCAGCCGGGTAGCACCTGTGCCCCAGTTGCCTTTCGAGGTGGTAGTCCAAGAGCTGCATCCTTCAGTGCGGCCACACAGGTTGAAAGTGCCCCAGGGCTTCTGCCCTGTCAGCATGAGCACTGTGCCCCAGAAGCGGCACTTTAGTGACAACTTTTGGACCGATACTCTGGCCATGAACCTGCGTGAGACCTTTGATGAAGCCTTCCTGGCCACTGTGCAAGCCCATCAAgggctccccactctgccctcCCTCAAGAGCCTCCCATAA
- the TEX261 gene encoding protein TEX261 isoform X1 — translation MWFMYVLSWLSLFIQVAFITLAVAAGLYYLAELIEEYTVATSRIIKYMIWFSTAVLIGLYVFERFPTFMIGVGLFTNLVYFGLLQTFPFIMLTSPNFILSCGLVVVNHYLAFQFFAEEYYPFSEVLAYFTFCLWIIPFAFFVSLSAGENILPSTVQPGDDVVSNYFTKGKRGKRLGILVVFSFIKEAILPSRQKIY, via the exons aTGTGGTTCATGTACGTGCTGAGCTGGCTTTCGCTCTTCATCCAGGTGGCCTTCATCACGCTGGCCGTCG cggcTGGACTTTATTACCTGGCAGAACTGATAGAAGAATATACAGTGGCCACCAGCAGGATCATAAAATACATGATCTGG TTCTCCACAGCTGTGCTGATTGGCCTCTACGTGTTTGAGCGCTTCCCCACCTTCATGATTGGCGTGGGCCTCTTCACCAACCTCGTCTACTTTGGCCTCCTCCAGACCTTCCCCTTCATCATGCTGACCTCGCCTAACTTCATCCTTTCATGCG GGCTAGTGGTGGTGAATCATTACCTAGCGTTTCAGTTTTTTGCAGAAGAATATTACCCTTTCTCAGAG GTCCTGGCCTATTTCACTTTCTGTCTGTGGATAATCCCGTTTGCGTTCTTTGTGTCCCTGTCGGCTGGGGAAAACATCCTGCCCTCCACCGTGCAGCCAGGAG ATGACGTGGTCTCCAATTACTTCACCAAAGGCAAGCGGGGCAAACGCTTAGGGATCCTGGTTGTCTTCTCCTTCATCAAAGAGGCCATTCTACCCAGTCGTCAGAAGATATACTGA
- the TEX261 gene encoding protein TEX261 isoform X2: protein MYDLRQAAGLYYLAELIEEYTVATSRIIKYMIWFSTAVLIGLYVFERFPTFMIGVGLFTNLVYFGLLQTFPFIMLTSPNFILSCGLVVVNHYLAFQFFAEEYYPFSEVLAYFTFCLWIIPFAFFVSLSAGENILPSTVQPGDDVVSNYFTKGKRGKRLGILVVFSFIKEAILPSRQKIY from the exons ATGTATGACTTGAGGCAAG cggcTGGACTTTATTACCTGGCAGAACTGATAGAAGAATATACAGTGGCCACCAGCAGGATCATAAAATACATGATCTGG TTCTCCACAGCTGTGCTGATTGGCCTCTACGTGTTTGAGCGCTTCCCCACCTTCATGATTGGCGTGGGCCTCTTCACCAACCTCGTCTACTTTGGCCTCCTCCAGACCTTCCCCTTCATCATGCTGACCTCGCCTAACTTCATCCTTTCATGCG GGCTAGTGGTGGTGAATCATTACCTAGCGTTTCAGTTTTTTGCAGAAGAATATTACCCTTTCTCAGAG GTCCTGGCCTATTTCACTTTCTGTCTGTGGATAATCCCGTTTGCGTTCTTTGTGTCCCTGTCGGCTGGGGAAAACATCCTGCCCTCCACCGTGCAGCCAGGAG ATGACGTGGTCTCCAATTACTTCACCAAAGGCAAGCGGGGCAAACGCTTAGGGATCCTGGTTGTCTTCTCCTTCATCAAAGAGGCCATTCTACCCAGTCGTCAGAAGATATACTGA
- the ANKRD53 gene encoding ankyrin repeat domain-containing protein 53 isoform X1, with the protein MLPGEKVYRVSWSGPESQSPRWAGDEGAGLRGLFGGAGSPAGGSPGAARGAGQTGRGSGFASRGVLDDGGFLLARPTSEPRSGLGAQGQKCLGAQRQPSPTSTPLRRAAGPDPDSLFSLTSPLPTHTNPDEGNQSAAGNYYELFAAALGNLEWLRFCLSRGRDKIPADDKGFTAIHFAAQSGKLKCLQALVEEYKFPVDLPTKNGQTPLHLVIKGDNKSMTLSCIHYLLEQGAALNTQTCSGCTPLHLAACKGLLSCVKVLVQNGANVHARDALGCKPIDYCKIWNHRDCARYLKDAMWKRDKKDFAREMEKLKRLKDQLAFMEQDYLIEYQKEHQILREADWKKWLYPKQLLRGQSQTRNTKQAPYAPQPAITVSRTPKRQGHQKSFYPSPEARLWQTSVPKLQPSGIPTPTYMQPMVRRPKSWNVSNNPARSPTTQIGFPQGIRLGVHPDPSPEHDFSSFLEVRSDRYGGVQLRTVAGSRVAPVPQLPFEVVVQELHPSVRPHRLKVPQGFCPVSMSTVPQKRHFSDNFWTDTLAMNLRETFDEAFLATVQAHQGLPTLPSLKSLP; encoded by the exons ATGCTGCCGGGGGAGAAAGTCTACAGGGTCAGCTGGAGTGGCCCGGAGTCCCAGTCGCCCAGGTGGGCCGGGGATGAGGGGGCCGGGCTGCGGGGACTCTTTGGAGGGGCAGGGTCCCCAGCGGGCGGAAGCCCTGGGGCGGCGCGAGGAGCCGGGCAAACGGGGCGGGGGTCCGGGTTCGCCTCCCGAGGGGTGCTCGACGATGGTGGCTTCCTCCTTGCGCGGCCGACCAGCGAGCCCCGGTCCGGTCTCGGTGCTCAGGGACAGAAGTGCCTCGGTGCTCAGAGACAGCCCTCACCCACAAGCACGCCCCTCCGCAGGGCCGCTGGCCCAGACCCAGACTCCCTTTTCTCGCTCACCAGCCCTCTCCCAACCCACACTAACCCTGACGAGGGGAACCAGAGTGCAGCTGGGAACTACTACGAGCTGTTCGCGGCCGCACTGGGCAACTTGGAATGGTTGCGCTTCTGTCTGAGTCGGGGCCGTGACAAAATTCCAGCAGATGACAAG GGCTTCACCGCCATCCACTTTGCAGCCCAGAGTGGCAAGCTCAAGTGCCTGCAGGCCTTAGTAGAGGAGTACAAGTTTCCCGTGGACCTGCCCACCAAGAATGGCCAGACACCGCTGCACCTGGTCATCAAGGGGGACAACAAGAGCATGACCCTTTCCTGCATTCACTATCTACTTGAGCAAGGGGCGGCCCTCAACAC GCAGACATGCAGTGGCTGCACACCCCTCCACCTGGCAGCCTGCAAGGGCCTGCTAAGCTGTGTGAAGGTGCTGGTGCAGAATGGTGCCAATGTCCATGCCCGGGACGCCCTGGGCTGCAAGCCCATCGACTACTGCAAAATATGGAACCACCGCGACTGTGCCCG GTATTTGAAGGATGCCATGTGGAAACGGGACAAGAAGGACTTTGCTCGtgagatggagaaactgaagagGCTCAAAGACCAGCTGGCCTTCATGGAACAGGACTACCTGATTGAGTATCAG AAAGAGCACCAAATTCTGAGAGAAGCCGATTGGAAGAAGTGGCTCTATCCCAAGCAGCTGCTCCGAGGCCAGTCCCAGACTCGCAATACCAAGCAAGCACCTTATGCTCCCCAGCCAGCGATCACTGTCTCCAGGACTCCCAAGCGCCAGGGGCACCAGAAGAGCTTCTACCCCTCCCCGGAGGCACGCCTGTGGCAGACCTCAGTGCCCAAGCTGCAACCTTCGGGGATACCCACCCCCACCTACATGCAGCCCATGGTCAGGCGGCCCAAGTCATGGAATGTTAGCAACAACCCTGCCAGATCGCCCACCACCCAGATTGGCTTCCCACAGGGCATCCGCCTGGGTGTACATCCAGACCCCAGCCCGGAGCATGACTTCAGCAGCTTCCTCGAGGTGAGGTCTGACCGGTACGGTGGTGTACAGCTGCGCACGGTGGCTGGCAGCCGGGTAGCACCTGTGCCCCAGTTGCCTTTCGAGGTGGTAGTCCAAGAGCTGCATCCTTCAGTGCGGCCACACAGGTTGAAAGTGCCCCAGGGCTTCTGCCCTGTCAGCATGAGCACTGTGCCCCAGAAGCGGCACTTTAGTGACAACTTTTGGACCGATACTCTGGCCATGAACCTGCGTGAGACCTTTGATGAAGCCTTCCTGGCCACTGTGCAAGCCCATCAAgggctccccactctgccctcCCTCAAGAGCCTCCCATAA